In Ochrobactrum vermis, the following proteins share a genomic window:
- a CDS encoding zinc-binding dehydrogenase, translating to MRALQLLDDRRLEITDITPPPAPGIGEVTVRIKAVALNHIDVWGWRGMAFAKRKMPLVIGAEASGVVDAVGPGVSNLLPGQLVSIYGARTCGLCRACREGRDNLCEHVGGVHGFHLDGFACEAVNLPARLLVPAPPGVDAIGAAVAPVTFGTVEHMLFDNAKLEPGETVLVQAGGSGIGSAAIQLAKKMGCTVITTVGSDDKIEKAKALGADHVINYREDRFEGVVRKLTKKKGVDVVFEHVGADTWAGSMLCMKRGARLVTCGSTSGVSTNMNLMQLFQQQLKILGSFGCRMENMADAMQKMARGIVHPVIDTVVGFNDIDTALKRMEGRDVFGKIILEIE from the coding sequence ATGCGCGCCTTGCAGCTTCTCGATGATCGCCGCCTTGAAATCACCGATATCACCCCTCCGCCCGCTCCCGGTATTGGCGAGGTAACAGTACGCATCAAGGCCGTCGCGCTGAACCATATCGACGTATGGGGCTGGCGCGGCATGGCTTTCGCCAAGCGCAAAATGCCGCTGGTGATCGGCGCGGAAGCATCCGGCGTTGTGGATGCCGTTGGCCCCGGCGTCTCCAATCTGCTGCCCGGCCAGCTCGTTTCGATCTACGGTGCGCGCACATGCGGACTTTGCCGCGCCTGCCGCGAAGGCCGTGACAATTTGTGCGAACATGTCGGCGGCGTGCATGGTTTCCACCTCGACGGTTTTGCCTGTGAAGCCGTCAACCTTCCGGCGCGCCTGCTCGTTCCGGCACCTCCCGGCGTAGACGCCATCGGTGCTGCCGTCGCTCCCGTAACCTTCGGCACGGTCGAGCATATGCTGTTCGACAACGCCAAGCTGGAACCGGGTGAAACCGTTCTCGTTCAGGCTGGTGGTTCGGGCATCGGCTCGGCGGCTATCCAGCTTGCCAAGAAAATGGGCTGCACGGTCATCACCACTGTCGGTTCTGACGACAAGATCGAGAAGGCCAAGGCACTCGGCGCTGATCACGTCATCAACTATCGCGAAGACCGCTTCGAAGGCGTCGTGCGCAAGCTGACCAAGAAGAAGGGCGTCGATGTCGTCTTCGAACATGTCGGCGCAGATACCTGGGCCGGTTCGATGCTCTGCATGAAGCGCGGCGCGCGTCTTGTCACCTGCGGCTCGACCTCGGGCGTTTCGACCAACATGAACCTGATGCAGCTCTTCCAGCAGCAGCTCAAGATTTTGGGTTCGTTTGGCTGCCGCATGGAAAACATGGCCGATGCCATGCAGAAAATGGCGCGCGGCATCGTGCATCCGGTCATCGACACGGTGGTCGGCTTCAACGATATCGATACCGCGCTCAAGCGCATGGAAGGCCGCGACGTCTTCGGCAAGATCATTCTAGAGATCGAATGA
- a CDS encoding beta-ketoacyl-ACP synthase has protein sequence MQNNKVVITGIGIISSLGEGVDVHWNAFSKAGTEPRLEKEAFAPYTVHPLGEVDWSLQIPKRGDQRQMETWQRLGTYAAGLALQDAGMKDDEALCATMDMVVGAGGGERDITVDMQILDEGRTRNDRGVMLNEKLSTELRPTLFLAQLSNLLAGNISIVHKVTGSSRTFMGEEGSGLSAIETAAARIRTGQSTHALVGGSYNSEHFDMILGHELGGLLKHDGWAGLWQRDGSAGGGMISGSGGVFLVLESADHAAKRGARAYAEVTGIESAQIRRESADLANTIRELILAANSGKDPSYVVSGASGAHEATDAEKATLDALSAAYRGISGLTGHLREAQFPLALALAAISVWKGEAFVPLDASEKDAGGPISEAIVTIVGATRAEGAAKLVRV, from the coding sequence CCGGTATCGGCATCATCTCCTCGCTTGGCGAAGGAGTTGATGTGCATTGGAACGCTTTCTCGAAGGCTGGCACTGAACCGCGCCTCGAAAAAGAAGCCTTTGCGCCCTACACTGTTCATCCACTGGGCGAAGTGGACTGGAGCCTGCAAATTCCAAAGCGCGGCGATCAGCGCCAGATGGAAACCTGGCAGCGCCTCGGTACTTACGCTGCAGGGCTTGCACTTCAAGATGCAGGCATGAAGGATGACGAGGCGCTTTGCGCGACCATGGATATGGTCGTGGGAGCCGGTGGCGGCGAGCGCGATATCACAGTCGATATGCAGATTCTCGATGAAGGCCGCACCCGCAACGATCGCGGCGTCATGCTGAACGAGAAACTCTCGACCGAACTTCGGCCTACACTGTTTCTGGCCCAGCTTTCCAACCTGCTCGCAGGCAATATTTCGATCGTGCACAAGGTAACCGGTTCTTCCCGCACCTTCATGGGCGAAGAAGGTTCCGGCCTTTCGGCTATCGAAACCGCAGCCGCACGCATCCGCACCGGCCAAAGCACCCATGCGCTGGTCGGCGGTTCCTATAATTCCGAACATTTCGATATGATTCTCGGCCACGAGCTTGGCGGACTGCTCAAGCATGACGGCTGGGCTGGGCTCTGGCAGCGTGACGGTTCGGCAGGCGGCGGCATGATTTCCGGTTCTGGCGGCGTATTCCTTGTTCTGGAAAGTGCTGACCATGCGGCCAAGCGCGGCGCGCGCGCCTATGCGGAAGTGACCGGCATCGAAAGTGCGCAGATCCGGCGCGAAAGCGCCGACCTCGCCAACACCATCCGCGAACTCATCCTTGCAGCCAATAGTGGCAAGGACCCATCCTATGTCGTCTCCGGCGCTTCCGGTGCCCATGAAGCAACCGACGCAGAAAAAGCCACGCTCGACGCTCTGTCAGCGGCTTATCGCGGCATTTCCGGTCTGACCGGTCATTTGCGCGAAGCGCAGTTCCCGCTGGCATTGGCACTTGCAGCCATATCCGTCTGGAAGGGCGAGGCTTTCGTGCCGCTGGATGCATCCGAAAAAGATGCCGGTGGCCCGATCAGCGAAGCAATCGTCACGATCGTCGGAGCGACTCGTGCCGAAGGTGCAGCAAAGCTGGTGAGAGTATAA
- a CDS encoding beta-ketoacyl-ACP synthase, whose protein sequence is MTKYTDHLGRPIVAITGAGVVSSLGQGKEDNWAALTSGKSGIHAITRFPTDNLNTRFSGTVDFLPESDVGASALSEALARLAGEEALAQSGLSSTDFGGPLFLAAPPVELDWKSRFALDATVKNEGPASYQLLLEACRRARQDALFNTTQFGYIAERLSEAFGTRGLPITLSTACASGATAIQLGVEAIRRGESDRVLSIGTDGSVSAEALIRFSLLSALSTQNDKPEKASKPFSKDRDGFAMSEGSGALVMESLESAIARGANVLGILAGCGEKADDFHRTRSKPDASPAIGTVRAALADAGLTEDQISYVNAHGTSTPENDKMEYLALSSVFGDRIESIPVSSNKSMIGHTLTAAGAIEAVFSLLTIQTGTLPPTINYDNPDPAIPLDVVPNVKRQAEVSAVLSNSFGFGGQNTSLVLAANPN, encoded by the coding sequence ATGACGAAATATACAGACCATCTCGGCCGTCCCATTGTCGCCATTACTGGCGCCGGTGTGGTTTCCTCGCTCGGCCAGGGCAAGGAAGACAACTGGGCTGCATTGACTAGCGGGAAATCGGGCATCCATGCCATCACCCGCTTCCCAACCGACAATCTCAATACGCGTTTCTCCGGAACAGTCGATTTCCTGCCGGAAAGCGATGTAGGTGCATCGGCACTCTCCGAAGCGCTGGCCCGGCTTGCTGGCGAAGAAGCCCTCGCCCAGTCCGGCCTTTCCTCGACCGATTTCGGCGGTCCGCTTTTTCTGGCAGCTCCCCCGGTCGAACTCGACTGGAAAAGCCGGTTTGCGCTTGATGCCACAGTGAAGAACGAAGGTCCTGCAAGCTATCAGCTTCTGCTTGAAGCCTGCCGCCGCGCACGTCAGGATGCCCTCTTCAACACGACCCAGTTCGGCTATATCGCCGAACGCCTGTCGGAAGCTTTCGGCACGCGCGGCCTGCCGATCACATTGTCGACGGCTTGCGCTTCCGGTGCGACGGCGATCCAGCTCGGTGTCGAAGCCATTCGTCGCGGCGAAAGTGACCGGGTTCTTTCCATCGGAACCGATGGGTCCGTCTCTGCCGAAGCCCTGATCCGCTTCTCGCTGCTGTCCGCCCTTTCCACCCAGAATGATAAGCCGGAAAAGGCATCAAAGCCGTTCTCCAAGGACCGCGACGGCTTTGCCATGTCGGAAGGGTCAGGCGCACTGGTGATGGAATCGCTCGAAAGCGCTATTGCCCGTGGCGCAAATGTTCTCGGCATTCTGGCCGGTTGCGGTGAAAAGGCCGATGACTTCCACCGCACCCGTTCCAAGCCCGACGCCTCGCCTGCCATCGGCACGGTGCGCGCAGCGCTTGCCGATGCGGGCCTGACCGAAGACCAGATCTCCTACGTCAACGCGCACGGCACCTCGACGCCGGAAAACGACAAGATGGAATATCTGGCGCTTTCGTCGGTATTTGGTGACCGCATCGAATCCATTCCGGTATCCTCCAACAAGTCGATGATTGGCCATACGCTGACCGCAGCCGGTGCGATTGAAGCTGTGTTCTCGCTGCTCACGATCCAGACGGGAACGCTGCCGCCGACCATCAATTACGACAATCCGGACCCGGCTATTCCGCTGGACGTTGTGCCGAATGTGAAGCGCCAGGCCGAGGTTTCTGCTGTGCTTTCCAACTCGTTCGGTTTCGGCGGGCAGAATACGAGCCTTGTTTTGGCGGCAAATCCGAATTAA
- a CDS encoding lipid A biosynthesis lauroyl acyltransferase, producing MMFKLKLLLFRWSRKLKQFNYWLWAQAVFLLLGLLRLFPAKAAISFSAKVARLIGPLTPRHKVATDNLRKAYPEKSDAEIEEIARDMWDSMARLLAEYIFLDAIFDFDPHATKPGLVEVEGIPIFERLRDEKKPHIFFTAHTGNFELLPICAATFGLNVTALFRPPNNPYIANKVLKARHTNMGHLVPSKAGAAWALAGILGDGGNVGMLVDQKFSRGVPSTFFNRPVKTNPLLAKLARQYDCDVYPARCIRLPGGRYRLELHERMELPRDDKGQIDIDATAQFLNDTVETWVREYPGQWMWFHKRWG from the coding sequence ATGATGTTCAAGCTGAAACTCCTGCTCTTCCGCTGGTCGCGCAAGCTGAAGCAGTTCAATTACTGGCTCTGGGCTCAGGCCGTATTTCTGCTGCTTGGCCTGTTGCGTCTGTTTCCGGCGAAGGCTGCCATCAGCTTTTCGGCCAAGGTGGCCCGTCTCATCGGGCCACTGACGCCGCGCCACAAGGTTGCAACCGACAATCTGCGCAAGGCCTATCCCGAGAAGAGCGATGCCGAAATCGAAGAGATCGCACGCGACATGTGGGATTCCATGGCGCGTCTTCTGGCAGAGTATATTTTCCTCGATGCCATCTTTGACTTCGATCCCCATGCCACAAAGCCGGGGCTTGTCGAAGTGGAAGGTATTCCGATCTTCGAACGCCTGCGCGACGAGAAGAAGCCGCATATCTTCTTCACCGCCCATACCGGCAATTTCGAGTTGTTGCCGATTTGCGCGGCCACATTCGGCCTGAATGTCACCGCGCTGTTTCGCCCGCCGAACAATCCCTATATCGCCAACAAGGTTCTGAAGGCTCGCCATACCAATATGGGCCATCTCGTGCCTTCCAAGGCGGGTGCTGCCTGGGCGCTGGCGGGTATTCTGGGCGATGGCGGCAATGTCGGCATGCTCGTCGACCAGAAGTTCTCACGCGGCGTACCATCAACATTCTTCAATCGTCCGGTGAAAACCAATCCGTTGCTGGCCAAGCTTGCACGCCAGTATGATTGCGATGTCTATCCGGCGCGCTGTATCCGCCTGCCCGGCGGGCGCTACCGTCTCGAACTCCATGAGCGCATGGAACTGCCGCGCGACGACAAAGGCCAGATCGATATCGACGCCACTGCGCAGTTTCTGAATGACACCGTCGAGACATGGGTCCGCGAATATCCCGGCCAGTGGATGTGGTTCCACAAGCGCTGGGGATAG